A portion of the Halodesulfovibrio sp. MK-HDV genome contains these proteins:
- a CDS encoding heavy metal sensor histidine kinase, translating into MFSKQKDKFSVLRTCSLQARLAISFAIITTMIVCATSFLLYSGLKDQVRNEDKMEFIEATSFIRKAVKTLSITTNSESWQLIWEYAVNAHGRLGVRVFSTNKELYLTTPNINIPPDVFSLSDPPKYGVWIDPKSNIEYRITSFQVETEPGHVWRVDASYDLSPTSSLLSAYRWNLMVLLLAGILLSVAISWFVSGYGLRPLRHVTTAMQGISSEHLSERIGDQPWPKELAGLAQSFDAMLERLEKAFTVLSQFSADIAHEMRTPVSNMLSAASVTLNRDRDAAEYKQTLETIELEATHLSKLVENMLFLARTEHMQQSLHIEKCSIAEEFQFQQTLLEALAEEKQIEIRWRGQGFVTANKDLLRRALLNLVSNALRFTSAGGLIQLVSEQLDGFVKITVSDSGTGIEPQHLPHIFTRFYRADSARADRSNTGLGLAFVQMIMTVHGGSVSVETEVGKGTTFTLLFPTITTL; encoded by the coding sequence ATGTTCTCAAAGCAGAAGGATAAGTTTAGCGTACTTCGTACCTGCTCGTTACAGGCTCGCCTTGCCATATCGTTTGCAATCATAACAACGATGATTGTTTGTGCGACATCTTTTTTGCTTTATTCCGGTCTCAAAGATCAGGTAAGAAATGAAGACAAGATGGAGTTTATCGAAGCCACCTCATTTATCCGTAAAGCTGTTAAAACTCTTTCTATTACAACCAATTCTGAAAGTTGGCAGCTTATTTGGGAATATGCCGTAAATGCTCATGGTCGATTGGGTGTTCGCGTCTTTTCTACAAATAAAGAACTTTATCTCACCACCCCGAATATTAATATCCCCCCGGATGTATTCTCTCTATCTGATCCTCCAAAGTATGGTGTCTGGATTGATCCCAAATCTAATATTGAATACCGAATTACATCGTTTCAGGTGGAAACTGAACCGGGACATGTCTGGCGAGTTGATGCTTCATATGATTTGAGTCCAACAAGCAGCCTTCTTAGCGCTTATCGATGGAATTTGATGGTACTTCTGCTTGCCGGAATATTACTTTCTGTTGCCATAAGCTGGTTTGTCAGTGGATACGGTTTGCGTCCGCTACGGCATGTAACAACTGCCATGCAGGGGATTTCTTCTGAGCATCTTTCGGAGCGCATAGGTGATCAGCCGTGGCCTAAAGAGCTTGCAGGGCTCGCTCAATCTTTTGATGCTATGCTTGAACGTCTGGAAAAGGCGTTTACAGTTCTAAGCCAATTTTCTGCTGATATTGCACATGAAATGCGCACGCCGGTAAGCAATATGCTTTCAGCTGCCAGTGTGACCCTTAATAGGGATAGAGATGCTGCAGAATACAAGCAAACATTGGAAACAATTGAGCTTGAGGCAACACATCTTTCTAAGCTTGTTGAAAACATGCTTTTTCTGGCTAGGACTGAACATATGCAACAGTCTTTGCATATTGAAAAATGCTCCATTGCTGAAGAGTTTCAATTTCAGCAAACGCTGTTGGAAGCTCTAGCAGAAGAAAAGCAAATTGAAATCAGATGGCGTGGTCAGGGCTTTGTGACTGCCAATAAAGATCTATTACGCCGTGCCCTACTCAACCTTGTAAGTAATGCCCTGCGATTTACTTCAGCGGGTGGGCTTATTCAGCTTGTATCAGAGCAACTTGATGGTTTTGTAAAAATTACGGTGTCTGATTCTGGAACGGGAATAGAGCCCCAGCACCTTCCACATATTTTTACCCGTTTCTATCGTGCCGATTCAGCTCGTGCTGACCGTTCGAATACAGGGCTTGGGCTTGCCTTTGTACAAATGATTATGACTGTGCATGGGGGCAGCGTTTCTGTTGAGACTGAAGTAGGGAAAGGAACCACGTTTACCCTGTTGTTTCCTACCATAACAACACTGTAA
- a CDS encoding glycosyltransferase family 39 protein — translation MSMQRVCTYFEAKLRYRYVPLFLLGLLVIITTTTYLNQLDPDIMEGRNFITASEIVETGNWLVPRLFGELRIAKPPLPTWMTSAVMVLAGTDTNLFVNRIPSAFAGLFLAMAFFGLTKSVTGSSRISIISTAVLATSYLHIFMVRRGTWDIHAVAYMTAMIWALDVLLKSKEFRPWLCLLAGVLFGLSFLSKGPVAFYALLLPFLFSELVVNDAKKMGRQWKKLLLVTGCGVIISVSWYLVIMLMHPEAMAAMFSQETAAWAGRHVRVWWYYLPQVPAMLGLWAIPAVLVCIPMFAFSRLQDSIPYKKLLLWTLGIVVLLSIIPEKKVRYLLPVIIPLSMLVGGYLDYCLKRGFSFSGSRRIFQLYLVLGVIITLAAIGIIWSSGEITSPALAHDPSELLIVACYVLLAATLCVTYMCRKPNLLLGCVFGLVAFVLITTPPHIKTLLPKRGILPIQDVRSFVGKAEKTVHTLTSLKLQTQWVLGKPATRIVAKDLTTLSPGEHIVIAAYPTAFPKNVLVEKEYLARYIKRDPLLIYRVTVQN, via the coding sequence ATGAGTATGCAAAGAGTTTGTACATATTTTGAAGCAAAACTACGCTACAGGTATGTTCCCTTATTTCTACTTGGTTTGTTGGTGATAATTACCACTACAACATATTTGAATCAGCTTGATCCCGACATAATGGAAGGAAGAAATTTTATAACAGCAAGTGAAATTGTGGAGACAGGGAATTGGCTTGTACCAAGACTTTTTGGCGAGTTACGTATCGCAAAACCACCACTTCCAACATGGATGACTTCAGCTGTAATGGTTTTGGCTGGCACTGATACAAACTTGTTTGTAAACAGAATTCCGTCTGCCTTTGCCGGACTGTTTTTAGCAATGGCTTTTTTTGGTCTTACCAAATCCGTGACAGGTTCTTCACGTATCTCAATAATAAGCACCGCAGTTCTGGCAACCAGTTATCTACATATATTTATGGTGCGACGAGGCACATGGGACATACATGCTGTTGCCTATATGACTGCAATGATATGGGCACTAGACGTATTGCTGAAATCCAAAGAATTTCGACCATGGCTATGCTTATTGGCAGGGGTGCTGTTTGGGCTGTCATTTTTGAGTAAAGGGCCTGTGGCTTTTTATGCGTTGTTACTGCCATTTTTATTTTCAGAACTAGTTGTTAACGATGCAAAAAAAATGGGCAGACAGTGGAAGAAGCTTCTTCTTGTAACTGGATGCGGAGTAATAATCTCTGTAAGCTGGTACCTCGTTATTATGCTAATGCATCCAGAGGCTATGGCGGCGATGTTTTCTCAGGAAACAGCAGCCTGGGCAGGAAGACATGTTCGAGTTTGGTGGTATTACTTACCTCAAGTTCCGGCGATGTTGGGACTCTGGGCTATTCCTGCGGTACTCGTTTGTATTCCGATGTTTGCTTTTTCGCGTTTGCAAGATTCCATTCCATATAAAAAACTTTTGCTTTGGACACTCGGAATTGTTGTACTCCTTTCTATTATTCCCGAAAAGAAAGTGCGTTACTTATTACCAGTCATTATTCCTTTGTCCATGCTTGTTGGCGGGTATTTGGATTACTGTTTAAAGCGTGGTTTTTCTTTTTCCGGCAGCAGAAGAATATTTCAACTTTATCTTGTATTAGGCGTGATAATTACACTTGCGGCGATAGGAATTATCTGGAGTTCTGGAGAAATCACCTCGCCAGCTTTAGCTCATGATCCTTCAGAATTACTTATCGTGGCCTGTTACGTTTTGCTGGCAGCGACACTATGTGTAACCTATATGTGTCGTAAGCCTAACCTACTTTTGGGATGTGTTTTTGGTTTGGTGGCTTTTGTTCTTATTACTACCCCGCCGCATATCAAAACCCTATTACCCAAGAGGGGAATACTTCCTATTCAAGATGTGCGTAGCTTTGTCGGAAAAGCTGAAAAAACTGTGCATACTCTTACGTCGTTGAAGCTCCAGACTCAGTGGGTTCTTGGTAAGCCTGCAACACGAATTGTTGCAAAAGATCTTACTACGCTCTCACCCGGAGAGCATATTGTTATAGCAGCTTACCCAACAGCTTTTCCAAAGAATGTACTTGTCGAAAAAGAATATTTAGCTCGATATATTAAGCGTGACCCCCTGCTGATATATCGGGTAACTGTCCAGAATTAG
- a CDS encoding AAA family ATPase → MLLESIPNTAIIRAVKSLAKALKVIIGRVKFTPDLLPSDVPDCEILNTEKHSMIFTQGSI, encoded by the coding sequence GTGCTTCTTGAAAGTATTCCCAATACCGCAATAATTCGTGCAGTAAAAAGCTTAGCGAAAGCATTAAAGGTCATAATAGGGCGTGTAAAATTCACGCCCGACCTTTTGCCTTCAGATGTTCCAGACTGTGAAATCCTCAATACCGAAAAACACTCCATGATCTTCACTCAGGGCTCCATATAA
- a CDS encoding arylsulfatase — protein MFEHIVSKNLTKIAVLCIFAVSLVVSSSISYAAEKPNILVMWGDDIGIYNISFWNRGGMGYRTPHIDRIAHEGIAFTDYYGEQSCTAGRSSFITGQNGLRTGNTKVGLPGAPDGLKADDMTIAEALKNMGYVTGQFGKNHLGDRDEQLPTNHGFDEFYGILYHLNAMQEPQNPDYPRSPEFLKNYGPRGVLHSFSNGKITDTGPLTIERMKTIDDDTVTQAIRFMDEAVAANKPFFVWWNATRMHLYTYIKDSLIGISGQGFYNDGMMEHDMHVGKLLDYLDEKGIADNTIVYYGTDNGPHGNAWPDAASTYYRSEKETNWEGAYRVPAFVRWPQGNWKGGKVLNGIVSALDWMPTLLAAAGDPDIKEKLLKGYRANGKKFKIHLDGFNQADYFAGKTDESPRKSFIYFNADAQIVAIRYDQSDYNTSSGSMAEVGKSSIGKESKEVHTTAWKVIYGEQRKHTLALWAEPFIWLRVPKIFNLRRDPFERADYNSNTYWNWYINHLFVFYKANALIFEELKTYEEYPPSQRPDSFSIGNASEEVYEDYGVGPGGSRGTGIKKK, from the coding sequence ATGTTTGAACACATCGTTAGTAAAAATCTTACTAAAATAGCAGTGTTATGTATTTTTGCAGTATCATTGGTTGTAAGTAGTTCAATCTCTTATGCCGCAGAAAAACCTAATATTCTGGTTATGTGGGGTGACGACATAGGGATATACAATATAAGTTTCTGGAACCGTGGTGGTATGGGGTACAGAACCCCGCACATTGACAGAATTGCCCATGAAGGGATCGCGTTCACAGATTATTACGGAGAACAATCCTGCACAGCCGGACGCTCCTCCTTCATTACCGGACAGAACGGATTACGAACCGGTAACACAAAAGTCGGATTACCAGGAGCACCGGACGGTCTGAAAGCAGACGATATGACCATTGCTGAAGCCCTAAAAAATATGGGATATGTGACCGGACAATTTGGCAAAAATCACTTAGGTGATAGAGATGAACAGTTACCAACGAATCATGGTTTTGATGAATTTTATGGCATCCTATATCATCTTAACGCGATGCAAGAACCTCAGAACCCTGATTACCCTCGGTCACCAGAATTTTTGAAAAATTATGGTCCACGCGGCGTTCTACACTCTTTCTCCAATGGTAAAATCACAGATACAGGCCCGCTAACCATAGAGCGCATGAAAACGATTGATGATGACACAGTCACTCAGGCAATTAGGTTCATGGACGAAGCGGTAGCTGCTAACAAACCATTCTTCGTATGGTGGAACGCCACCCGTATGCATCTCTACACCTACATTAAAGATTCACTTATCGGCATTTCAGGTCAGGGGTTCTACAATGACGGCATGATGGAACATGACATGCACGTTGGTAAGCTACTTGATTACCTTGATGAGAAAGGGATCGCAGATAATACCATAGTCTATTACGGAACCGACAACGGCCCTCACGGCAACGCATGGCCAGATGCAGCAAGTACATACTACCGATCAGAAAAAGAAACTAACTGGGAAGGCGCTTACCGAGTGCCAGCATTTGTACGTTGGCCACAAGGTAACTGGAAGGGTGGCAAAGTCTTAAATGGTATTGTTTCTGCACTAGATTGGATGCCAACACTGCTTGCTGCTGCTGGTGATCCAGATATTAAAGAAAAGCTTCTCAAAGGCTACAGGGCGAACGGTAAGAAATTTAAAATCCATTTAGATGGATTTAACCAAGCAGATTACTTTGCAGGTAAAACAGACGAGTCTCCACGCAAAAGCTTCATCTACTTCAATGCGGATGCACAAATTGTGGCCATCCGTTATGACCAATCCGATTACAACACCAGCTCCGGCAGCATGGCTGAAGTTGGCAAATCAAGCATCGGTAAAGAGTCTAAAGAAGTACACACAACCGCTTGGAAAGTGATTTACGGTGAACAAAGAAAACACACATTAGCGCTCTGGGCCGAACCTTTTATATGGTTACGAGTTCCTAAAATATTTAACCTGCGTCGTGACCCCTTTGAACGGGCAGACTATAACTCAAACACATATTGGAATTGGTACATCAACCACTTATTCGTATTCTACAAAGCCAACGCTCTTATCTTTGAAGAACTAAAAACATACGAAGAATACCCACCAAGTCAACGCCCAGACAGTTTCTCAATCGGCAACGCCAGTGAAGAAGTCTATGAAGATTATGGCGTTGGCCCCGGTGGTTCAAGAGGTACCGGTATTAAGAAAAAATAA
- a CDS encoding tetratricopeptide repeat protein produces the protein MDMESKMLRHKKMLCRIAFACIFLVGIPHLLLADDSQFAGSKSCKDCHARFYDLWATSRHGTALQPFTESFAKNQLSPQSKAISIGDATFLYTNTNGAGAIEEKTSQGSVTYPISYALGGKYVYYFLTRMERGRLQTLPIAYDVRTKEWFDMSASGVRHLADIPVSWQDQAYTFNTSCYGCHVSQTSINYTEATDSYDTEWKEAGINCETCHGPSAEHVRVCIEAAAKGTVPKDLKILGGKGKFTVQQNTDSCAPCHAQMTPISKNFVPGESFYDHYDLTTLEDSDWYPDGRDLGENYTQTTWSLSPCVTSGELGCMHCHTSSGRFKQAENPNKACSPCHEEKIQNVAEHTMHKPDSAGSKCISCHMVKTEFARMYRSDHSMLPPTPAATIEFGSPNACNVCHTDKDAKWADSYVRKWRSRDYQAPVLHRASLIEAARENKWDRLPEMLTYINDPSSNEIFVTSLIRLLRNCPHQEKWETIAKAASHTSPLVRGAACTTLDDWHSHDAISVLAASTGDKVRLVRIRAAASLAGKPYAVAEGVLKEQISKATGEYLAALHARPDVWTTHYNLGNYYRKTKQYQKAIQAYTKSNELAPAAIAPMVNCALLHGNLGNLDEASTLLANAYTLAPENLTILYNLGLLEAEKGQYDLAEKHLKVVLQQNPEFGKAASNLAAIISYRSPSDAIEFAQKAYDIDPNPATTFSLAYYMKEAGETQSAYNLLLSSIEKWPTYSDSYLLLYELAEGTEQKQKVKMQIRKLLSTEELSPEDKERLTDVLND, from the coding sequence ATGGATATGGAAAGCAAGATGTTACGCCACAAAAAAATGCTTTGTAGAATAGCATTTGCCTGCATATTTCTGGTAGGAATTCCTCATCTTCTTTTGGCCGATGATAGCCAATTTGCTGGATCTAAAAGCTGCAAAGACTGTCACGCACGCTTTTATGATCTCTGGGCAACGTCACGTCATGGCACTGCGCTTCAACCATTCACAGAATCTTTCGCTAAAAACCAGCTTTCCCCGCAATCAAAAGCTATTTCAATAGGTGATGCCACCTTTCTCTATACAAACACTAACGGCGCGGGGGCGATAGAAGAGAAGACGTCTCAAGGCTCTGTAACATATCCCATAAGCTACGCACTCGGCGGAAAATATGTGTACTACTTTTTAACTAGAATGGAACGGGGCAGACTGCAAACACTCCCTATTGCCTATGACGTAAGGACAAAAGAATGGTTTGACATGTCTGCCAGTGGGGTTCGGCATTTGGCCGACATCCCTGTATCATGGCAAGACCAAGCTTATACTTTTAATACTTCCTGCTATGGGTGCCATGTAAGTCAAACTTCCATTAATTACACCGAAGCAACAGACTCCTATGACACGGAATGGAAAGAAGCGGGTATCAACTGTGAAACATGCCATGGTCCCTCAGCAGAACACGTCAGAGTCTGTATTGAAGCAGCAGCCAAAGGGACTGTACCCAAAGATTTGAAAATTCTCGGAGGGAAGGGGAAGTTTACAGTACAGCAAAACACGGACTCTTGTGCACCATGCCATGCACAAATGACTCCAATCTCCAAAAACTTTGTTCCCGGCGAATCTTTTTACGACCACTATGACTTAACCACGCTCGAAGATAGCGACTGGTATCCGGATGGACGAGATCTTGGAGAAAACTATACGCAAACCACATGGAGCTTAAGCCCATGTGTCACATCCGGAGAACTAGGATGCATGCATTGCCACACATCAAGCGGACGCTTCAAACAAGCTGAAAATCCGAACAAAGCATGTTCTCCCTGCCATGAAGAGAAAATACAAAATGTGGCAGAGCACACTATGCATAAACCGGACAGCGCTGGGAGTAAGTGCATTTCCTGTCACATGGTTAAGACTGAATTTGCTCGAATGTACAGAAGTGACCATTCCATGCTGCCGCCAACACCGGCAGCAACTATTGAATTCGGTTCCCCCAATGCATGTAACGTTTGCCACACAGACAAAGATGCAAAATGGGCAGATTCGTATGTCCGAAAATGGCGGAGTCGTGACTATCAGGCCCCTGTGTTGCACCGCGCTTCGTTGATCGAAGCTGCGCGTGAAAACAAATGGGACAGACTTCCCGAAATGCTTACATACATCAACGATCCGTCTTCTAACGAAATTTTTGTTACGTCCTTAATCCGCTTACTTCGCAATTGCCCGCATCAAGAAAAATGGGAAACTATCGCCAAGGCCGCCTCACATACTTCTCCACTGGTACGTGGTGCAGCTTGTACCACTTTAGATGATTGGCACAGCCATGATGCAATATCTGTATTAGCTGCTTCCACAGGTGACAAAGTCCGACTGGTTAGAATCCGTGCGGCAGCTTCACTCGCTGGAAAACCGTATGCTGTTGCGGAAGGAGTTCTAAAAGAACAAATTTCTAAAGCTACGGGTGAATATTTAGCAGCTCTTCATGCACGTCCCGATGTATGGACCACGCATTACAATCTCGGGAACTATTATCGAAAAACAAAGCAGTACCAAAAAGCCATTCAGGCATATACCAAGTCAAATGAGCTAGCTCCTGCTGCCATAGCGCCTATGGTCAACTGCGCATTACTTCATGGAAATCTAGGCAATTTAGATGAAGCAAGTACACTACTTGCAAATGCTTATACGCTTGCTCCTGAAAACCTAACAATTCTCTATAATCTAGGCTTGCTGGAAGCGGAAAAAGGGCAATACGATTTAGCCGAAAAGCATCTAAAAGTTGTCTTGCAACAAAATCCGGAGTTTGGGAAAGCTGCATCGAATCTTGCAGCAATTATCAGTTATCGATCACCTTCAGATGCAATAGAGTTCGCTCAAAAAGCATACGACATTGATCCCAATCCAGCCACAACCTTCAGCCTCGCATATTACATGAAGGAAGCAGGGGAAACACAGTCCGCATACAATTTATTGTTATCCTCAATCGAAAAGTGGCCTACATATTCTGATTCGTATTTGCTTCTTTACGAGCTTGCCGAAGGCACAGAACAAAAACAGAAAGTAAAGATGCAAATCCGGAAACTTCTTTCCACTGAAGAACTTTCGCCAGAAGATAAAGAAAGACTGACAGACGTTCTTAATGATTAA
- a CDS encoding OmpP1/FadL family transporter has translation MQEENNIRILLQRCCVWHLAFVWILILLFSAPGSAEAGGVWLYEIGTPDLGVAAAGRDATALDASVAITNPAAMTNLDRPQLIAGLQALFIDTQFSTQESGFGGGDGGNAGGVMPAASFSYADKLNDSVWLGIGMGSYFGLGLNYDDDWSGRYYVKEASLLTAGATVSMGADVTDSFAVGLGLNVLVAKLLMKTAVNNLPLESSAADGELKADATTTGVGGNVGLFYKITPNVRTGLTYRTPVRLKFDDAISFSGLGSILEQQLVNSGLLGKNLDITFTVPQAISFSLHYDFTPRWAVMGSVSWQNWKEFGVLETSIEDTNVSDATIDLNYTDTWHFALGFRGRIAEQWIWSIGAAYDTSPCSESNRSPILPLDRQIRVATGIQYEVDEDVTLGVAYEYLDAGKAKIDREGGPLTGPLKGEYNTNHIQYVAVNMQWKF, from the coding sequence ATGCAAGAAGAGAATAACATTCGGATTTTACTGCAAAGGTGCTGCGTGTGGCATCTTGCATTCGTGTGGATTCTAATTTTGTTATTCAGTGCTCCAGGCTCTGCCGAAGCTGGTGGAGTATGGCTTTATGAAATAGGCACACCGGACTTAGGCGTTGCTGCTGCTGGTCGTGATGCAACGGCACTGGATGCTTCTGTAGCGATCACTAACCCTGCTGCTATGACAAACCTTGACCGTCCGCAGTTAATAGCCGGACTTCAGGCTTTGTTTATTGATACTCAATTTTCCACTCAGGAAAGTGGATTTGGTGGCGGTGACGGCGGTAACGCTGGTGGGGTAATGCCTGCAGCAAGCTTTAGCTATGCGGATAAATTGAATGACTCCGTGTGGCTGGGAATAGGTATGGGGTCATATTTTGGGCTAGGGCTCAACTATGATGATGACTGGAGTGGAAGGTATTATGTAAAAGAAGCCTCCCTTCTAACTGCTGGTGCAACTGTAAGCATGGGGGCTGACGTTACAGATTCTTTTGCTGTGGGATTAGGGCTTAATGTTCTTGTTGCGAAGCTTTTAATGAAGACTGCTGTAAATAATCTTCCGTTAGAGAGTTCTGCCGCTGATGGCGAATTAAAAGCTGATGCTACAACCACTGGCGTTGGTGGTAATGTTGGTCTTTTCTATAAAATAACCCCTAACGTACGCACTGGCTTAACATATCGAACTCCTGTTCGATTAAAGTTTGACGATGCCATATCATTTTCCGGACTTGGCTCAATTCTCGAACAACAACTAGTAAATAGCGGGTTGCTTGGTAAGAATCTTGATATAACTTTTACAGTTCCACAGGCCATTTCTTTTAGTCTGCATTATGACTTCACGCCACGCTGGGCAGTCATGGGGAGCGTAAGTTGGCAGAACTGGAAAGAGTTTGGTGTGCTAGAAACTTCAATTGAAGATACCAATGTTTCTGATGCAACTATCGACCTGAATTACACTGACACATGGCATTTTGCGTTAGGTTTTCGAGGCCGTATTGCAGAACAATGGATATGGTCAATTGGCGCAGCCTATGACACTTCTCCCTGTTCGGAGAGTAACCGATCGCCCATACTGCCGTTGGATCGACAAATTCGTGTAGCGACAGGCATTCAATATGAAGTAGATGAGGATGTAACCTTGGGTGTCGCTTATGAGTATCTTGATGCCGGTAAAGCTAAAATAGACCGCGAAGGCGGCCCACTAACTGGCCCGTTAAAAGGTGAATACAACACAAATCATATTCAATATGTAGCAGTTAACATGCAGTGGAAGTTTTAA